The genomic window GCCGGGGTCCGGCGCTTGGCGATGTCGCGCAGGTCGCCGATGGTGAGTGCGGCGTTCAGGCGGCGTCGACGGCCGTTGAAGTCGGGGCGCTTGAACTGCATGAGTTCGAGCAGCTCGATCGGGTTGGGGAACTGACGTGTCACGGCGGACATGGCGTGCCTTTCGGGTGAGGGGGGACGGGTTACGGGAGCATCCACGACAGGACGGAGGACTGCAGGCCCACCAGCAGGCACATGACCACGAGCATGCCGAGGCTCCACCAGATGACCTTCCGCAGGATGGTGGCCTCTTGGCCAACGAGGCCGACGGCGGTCGCGGCGATCGCGAGGTTCTGCGGACTGATCATCTTGCCGATGACGCCACCGGAGGTGTTGGCGGCGACGAGGAGGGTCGGGTCGATGCCCGCCTGCACCGCCGCGCTCTGCTGCAGCGTGGCGAACAGGGCGTTGGCGCTGGTGTCGGAGCCGGTCACGGCGGTGCCGAACCAGCCGAGGATCGGGGAGAGGAAGGCGAACAGGGCGCCGGTGCCGGCGATCCAGGCGCCGATGGTGAGGGTCATGCCCGACATGTTCATGACGTAGGCGAGGGCGAGGACCGAGCCGACGGTGAGCAGCGAAAAGCGGAGCTTGACCAGCGTCTGCCACCACGTGCGCGCGGCTTCGCGCAGCGGCAGTCGGTACACCAGCGCCACGACGATCCCGCAGATGATGAGCAGGCTGCCCGCCGACGACAGCCACCCGAGCGTGTAGACCGTCGAGGTGGCGGCTTTGCCGCTCGCGGTGAGGATGTTGCCGTCCAGGCCGGGCCACGGGATCTTGACGTCGGTGGCCGTGAGGAAGGTCTTCAGCGGGCTCCACAGCTTCGCGAGCGAGAAGACGACGACCACGAGCAGGTACGGGAAGAGGGCGAAGAAGACCGTGCGCGGCGTCAGTCGCGGGCCTTGCGTCGAGGTGTCGGCATCCGCGGATCCGGTGCCGCCGCCCGAGGTAGTCACGCCCGCGCCCACCAGGCTCGCGGAGCGCTCCTTGAGCAGGCGCTCGCGGGCGGCGGTGGTGCCGCGCGGCTGCCAGAAGCGCAGCAGGACGACCGCGGCGGCGATTCCGGCGAGGGATGCCACGATGTCGGTCAGCTCGACCGAGATCCAGGTCGCGCTGACCCACTGGGCGATCGAGAACACCACGCCGAAGGTGAGCGCGGCGGGCCAGGTCTCTTTCAGGCCGCGCCAGCCGTCGGCGAGGAGCACGAGGATGAACGGGACGAACAGGGCGACGAGCGGGGTCTGATGCCCGACGTAGGCGCCGATCTCGTGGTAGTCGATCCCCGTCAGGCTGCCGGCGGTGACGATCGGGGTGCCGACCGCCCCGAAGGCGACGGGGGCCGTGTTGGCCAGCAGCACGATGACGGCGGCGCGCATCGGGGTGAACCCGACGGCCATGAGCATGACGCCGGTGATCGCGACCGGGGCGCCGAAGCCGGCGAGGGCCTCGAGCAGGCCGCCGAAGCCGAAGGCGATGATGATCGCCTGGATGCGCGGATCGTCGCTGAGAGCGTTAATGACGAGGCGCAGGTCTTCGAAGCGGCCGCTGCGGACGGTCAGCTCGTAGAGCCAGATGGCGTTGAGCACGATCCACATGATCGGGAACAGGCCGAAGATGAAGCCCTGGGTGGCCGAGAGGGCGGCGAGGTCCACGGGCATGCGGTACCCGAGGACGGCCACGAGCAGAGCGACGCCGAGACCGGACAGGCCCGCCCAATGGGCCTTCCAGCGCAGCACTCCGAGCGTCACGAAAACAGTGAGGAACGGCAGGCTCGCGACGAGCGCCGACGTCACGATGCTGGCGCCGATCGGCGCGAGTTCGGGGGTGTACATGCGGGCCTTCCTTCGAACGTCGTTGTTGCGAAGCGTCCGACCATTTAGAGGTCAGACCGCTAACGCACGGTAACGGCTCGACCGATACGCTGTCAACACTCTCTTCCGAAGGCGGCAGCGCATGGCATCCCCCTCTCCCTCCGACGAGGCCGCGGACGGCCTCTGGCTCCCCGTCAAAAGGGCACGCGCGCACGAACTCGTCATCGAGGTGATCGAGGACCGGATCCTTTCGGGTGCACTCAAGGTGGGCGATGCGCTGCCCCCGGAGCGGGAGCTGGCCGCCAATCTCGAGGTGAGTCGCGCCGGCGTCCGCGAAGCGGTGCGCGTCCTCGAGAGTCAGGGCGTCCTACGCTCGCAGCCGGGCGCTGGCGCCGCCGCCGGCACCTTCGTCGCCGCGCTGCCGCGCGAGGCGCTCAGCCGCTTCCTGCGTCTGCACGTCGCCCTCTCGAACTTCACCGTGCAGGACGTCACCGAGGCGCGCGTCGTGCTGGAGCGCGCGAGCGCCGCGTCGGCCGCCGCCCAGCTCGACGAGTCCGGACGTGCGCGCATCGCCGAGGCGCTCGCCGCGGGCGATGCCGCGATCGGTGACCGGCAGGCGTTCAACGAGGCGGACACCCGCTTCCACCTCGCGATCGCGGATGCATCGGGCAGCAGCCTGTCCGCCGCCCTGACCGGCGCCATCCGCGAGGCCGTGCGCGTGCCCCTGC from Microbacterium testaceum includes these protein-coding regions:
- a CDS encoding FadR/GntR family transcriptional regulator — translated: MASPSPSDEAADGLWLPVKRARAHELVIEVIEDRILSGALKVGDALPPERELAANLEVSRAGVREAVRVLESQGVLRSQPGAGAAAGTFVAALPREALSRFLRLHVALSNFTVQDVTEARVVLERASAASAAAQLDESGRARIAEALAAGDAAIGDRQAFNEADTRFHLAIADASGSSLSAALTGAIREAVRVPLLHAIERNAAWGDQSALLQKEHRAIFDAIVARDGDRAAAATEAHIRRASSVLFVD
- a CDS encoding L-lactate permease — its product is MYTPELAPIGASIVTSALVASLPFLTVFVTLGVLRWKAHWAGLSGLGVALLVAVLGYRMPVDLAALSATQGFIFGLFPIMWIVLNAIWLYELTVRSGRFEDLRLVINALSDDPRIQAIIIAFGFGGLLEALAGFGAPVAITGVMLMAVGFTPMRAAVIVLLANTAPVAFGAVGTPIVTAGSLTGIDYHEIGAYVGHQTPLVALFVPFILVLLADGWRGLKETWPAALTFGVVFSIAQWVSATWISVELTDIVASLAGIAAAVVLLRFWQPRGTTAARERLLKERSASLVGAGVTTSGGGTGSADADTSTQGPRLTPRTVFFALFPYLLVVVVFSLAKLWSPLKTFLTATDVKIPWPGLDGNILTASGKAATSTVYTLGWLSSAGSLLIICGIVVALVYRLPLREAARTWWQTLVKLRFSLLTVGSVLALAYVMNMSGMTLTIGAWIAGTGALFAFLSPILGWFGTAVTGSDTSANALFATLQQSAAVQAGIDPTLLVAANTSGGVIGKMISPQNLAIAATAVGLVGQEATILRKVIWWSLGMLVVMCLLVGLQSSVLSWMLP